Proteins from a single region of Nitrospira sp.:
- a CDS encoding EAL domain-containing protein produces MSRPEGRPTRSLRSETEREMPGVDEAGAAVVLVVDDDELIRIFVREALEQAGFEVCEASNGAHALEQFSARRPDLIIMDVVMPVMDGFAACMKLRESVEGKRVPILVMTGLDDEDSIGRAYAYGATDFIAKPTNATILSHRVRYMLRGSLMLNALLRSEARLGLAQRIAKIGNWEWHPSTGKFLVSSELCRLVGIRSEDFRGTKEAFLDIVHVDDRDLVDRALQLILAERKPCDIDHRIVFPHGGEFTVNLQAEAVFDDLLKTVAIVGTAKDISERKRSEREIHRLAYYDSLTGLPNRVLFKDRVTQALAHARRYQSTLAVLFLDLDRFKVINDTLGHNIGDLLLKQVADRLAESIRHSDSVSRPVEKGEGHELARLGGDEFTVLLTNIRQVQDAGLVARRILESLARSFLIDGHEIAVTTSVGIAIFPTDGDSVDQLLKSSDVAMYQAKERGRNNAQFYSATMNSMAAERLEMENELRKALDHRELVVHYQPQVDMQTGTIVGAEALVRWQHPLRGLLMPAVFLSVANETGMIRKLDEAVLGMACRQGKAWQDAGYAPIRVSVNISNSFFHGSSLTAAVSRALEETQFDAEFLELELTESIAMRHVETSIEMLQQLRAMGVRLSIDDFGTGYSSLSHLQRFPLNMLKIDQSFACDVPQNVANVSISRAIVSLAHSMNLTVLVEGIETEAQLQIFREQGCDQAQGHYFGRPMPAEEFVQLLPRADASTRGRRAA; encoded by the coding sequence ATGAGTCGTCCAGAGGGACGACCAACGAGAAGTCTTCGGAGTGAGACCGAGCGGGAGATGCCAGGAGTAGATGAAGCAGGAGCGGCCGTCGTCCTCGTCGTGGATGATGACGAGCTGATCAGAATATTTGTGCGCGAGGCTTTGGAGCAGGCCGGGTTCGAGGTATGCGAAGCATCAAATGGGGCGCATGCCTTAGAGCAGTTTTCCGCGCGGCGTCCCGATCTGATCATCATGGATGTGGTCATGCCCGTCATGGATGGATTTGCCGCCTGTATGAAGCTGCGGGAATCGGTAGAGGGGAAACGTGTGCCGATCCTGGTCATGACCGGTTTGGATGATGAAGACTCGATCGGCCGTGCCTATGCGTACGGCGCCACGGATTTCATCGCCAAACCGACGAACGCGACGATCCTCAGCCATCGAGTTCGGTATATGCTGCGAGGGAGCCTCATGCTTAATGCATTGCTCCGTAGCGAGGCACGCCTGGGATTGGCACAACGGATTGCCAAGATCGGTAACTGGGAATGGCATCCCTCCACCGGGAAATTTCTCGTGTCCTCGGAACTTTGTCGGCTGGTGGGAATTCGATCGGAAGATTTTCGAGGGACGAAAGAGGCGTTTCTTGACATAGTCCATGTGGATGATCGTGATCTGGTTGACCGAGCTCTGCAATTGATCCTTGCGGAGCGGAAACCTTGCGACATCGATCACCGCATTGTGTTTCCACATGGGGGTGAGTTTACGGTGAATCTACAGGCTGAGGCGGTCTTTGATGATCTGCTGAAAACCGTGGCGATCGTGGGGACGGCCAAAGACATCAGTGAACGGAAACGCTCAGAGCGGGAAATCCATCGGTTGGCCTATTACGATAGTCTGACCGGGTTGCCGAATCGCGTCTTATTCAAAGATCGTGTCACGCAGGCTCTCGCCCATGCACGTCGCTACCAATCCACGCTTGCCGTGTTGTTTCTTGACCTGGACCGGTTCAAAGTCATCAACGACACATTAGGTCATAACATCGGCGATCTCTTATTGAAACAGGTTGCAGATCGCTTGGCGGAATCGATCAGGCACAGCGATTCCGTCAGTCGGCCGGTGGAGAAGGGCGAGGGCCATGAATTGGCTCGCCTGGGGGGAGACGAATTTACAGTCTTGTTGACGAACATCCGGCAGGTTCAGGATGCTGGCCTGGTTGCCAGGCGTATTCTGGAATCGCTGGCACGATCATTCTTGATCGACGGTCATGAAATTGCGGTGACCACCAGTGTGGGGATTGCGATCTTTCCGACCGATGGGGACTCAGTGGATCAACTCCTGAAGAGTTCCGATGTCGCAATGTATCAAGCGAAAGAGCGAGGTCGGAACAACGCACAGTTTTACTCGGCGACCATGAATTCAATGGCTGCAGAACGGCTTGAGATGGAAAATGAGTTGCGAAAGGCGCTGGATCATCGCGAGCTTGTCGTGCATTACCAGCCCCAAGTGGACATGCAGACCGGTACGATCGTCGGTGCGGAGGCATTGGTCCGATGGCAGCATCCCTTGCGTGGCTTATTGATGCCGGCCGTGTTTCTTTCTGTTGCCAACGAGACGGGCATGATTCGAAAGTTGGATGAAGCCGTGTTGGGTATGGCGTGCCGGCAAGGCAAGGCTTGGCAGGATGCCGGTTATGCCCCCATTCGGGTGTCGGTCAACATCTCAAATTCCTTCTTTCATGGGTCCTCGTTGACGGCCGCCGTTTCCCGAGCCTTGGAAGAGACCCAGTTTGATGCTGAATTTCTGGAGTTAGAGCTGACCGAGTCGATTGCGATGCGCCACGTCGAAACGTCCATTGAGATGTTGCAGCAGTTGAGGGCGATGGGCGTTAGACTGTCGATCGACGATTTTGGAACCGGGTATTCCTCCTTGAGCCATCTACAACGGTTTCCCTTGAACATGCTCAAAATCGATCAATCATTCGCCTGCGATGTGCCTCAGAATGTCGCCAATGTGTCGATCTCCCGCGCGATTGTCTCCCTTGCGCATAGCATGAACCTGACAGTGTTGGTTGAAGGCATTGAAACCGAAGCGCAGTTGCAGATATTTCGTGAACAGGGCTGTGATCAAGCGCAAGGACATTACTTTGGGCGTCCGATGCCGGCAGAAGAATTTGTGCAACTGCTCCCTCGGGCTGATGCCTCTACGCGAGGGAGACGTGCAGCCTAG
- a CDS encoding sulfite exporter TauE/SafE family protein translates to MDTVVLVLITFVAATVNGALGYGFSSITVPIALVFYTNRILNPALVLVELVINAYVLFVNRKSIPNVFWRVAPILGGLAVGVGIGSYLLFLVQPAWIKFVTYFFLLPLILLQAAGIRKPIRAEKAIAVPFGLGLGTLYSVTTISGPPLALLFNNQGYPKQDFRAALGIIRLAESSLTAIAYGFIGFYSAGSLEIIPYIIPSIIIGIPLGTYIIHLMDPETFRRICMAFDGLVVGFGLSRVLGELDLASPMTTYGILSIVILINGYLLFRFFRDRGDPTSAPS, encoded by the coding sequence ATGGATACGGTCGTTCTGGTTTTGATTACGTTTGTCGCCGCCACGGTTAATGGTGCACTCGGATATGGCTTCTCCTCCATTACGGTTCCTATTGCCCTGGTGTTTTACACCAATCGAATCCTCAACCCCGCCCTTGTCCTGGTTGAATTGGTCATCAATGCCTATGTGCTGTTCGTAAACCGGAAGAGTATTCCCAACGTCTTCTGGCGCGTCGCCCCAATTCTTGGTGGCCTGGCAGTGGGAGTCGGCATCGGGAGCTATCTCCTCTTTTTGGTACAACCGGCTTGGATCAAATTCGTCACCTATTTTTTCCTGTTGCCCTTGATTCTCCTCCAAGCCGCAGGCATTCGGAAGCCTATCCGCGCGGAAAAAGCCATTGCCGTCCCATTCGGACTTGGACTGGGCACCCTGTATTCCGTCACGACAATTTCCGGCCCGCCGTTAGCGCTCCTCTTCAACAATCAAGGGTACCCCAAACAAGACTTCCGCGCCGCTCTGGGAATCATTCGTTTAGCGGAGTCGTCGCTGACAGCCATTGCCTACGGTTTTATCGGCTTCTATAGTGCAGGCAGTCTGGAAATTATCCCTTACATTATTCCGAGCATTATCATCGGGATCCCTCTTGGAACCTATATCATTCACCTGATGGACCCGGAAACTTTTCGACGTATTTGCATGGCATTCGACGGCCTGGTGGTGGGATTCGGACTCTCCCGCGTCTTGGGGGAACTCGATCTGGCCTCGCCGATGACCACGTACGGCATCTTGTCCATTGTAATCTTGATCAATGGGTACCTGCTCTTTCGATTTTTCAGAGATCGTGGTGATCCCACCTCCGCTCCGTCCTAG
- a CDS encoding HDOD domain-containing protein, whose product MPSEAQPAGTQLEQLEQALAQNITTGNVELPLLPQAASRVMALASDPNADAAKLSSLIHQDQALAAHVLRIANSPAYMSRSPVVSLQHAVAMLGMTLLSEIAFTASLKTGAFKVPGFEDDVKRLWRHSLASGAYAKEVARMRRVNVESAYLCGLLHAIGKPVILRTVTMLAQERRLPLDKPLLYSWVDGYHTQVGLLIADKWGLPKQVAAAIQYYADYDHATAFRQECLLTCVADRLASHLLSPDEMPEETLRDHPVFAELNLYPQDIDQLMKMNDHVLTIVNTMNL is encoded by the coding sequence ATGCCATCTGAAGCACAGCCGGCTGGGACTCAACTCGAACAGCTTGAACAGGCTCTCGCACAGAATATTACGACCGGCAATGTCGAACTTCCACTCCTACCACAAGCCGCCAGCCGCGTCATGGCGCTCGCATCGGACCCCAATGCCGATGCGGCAAAACTCTCATCGCTGATTCATCAGGATCAGGCCCTTGCCGCACACGTCTTACGAATTGCCAATTCTCCGGCCTATATGTCCCGTAGCCCTGTGGTCTCACTCCAACATGCGGTCGCTATGCTCGGCATGACCTTGTTGTCTGAGATCGCGTTTACCGCCTCCCTGAAAACTGGGGCTTTCAAGGTTCCTGGGTTTGAAGACGACGTCAAACGACTCTGGCGGCACTCGCTTGCCAGCGGCGCATACGCCAAAGAAGTAGCCCGCATGCGTCGTGTGAACGTCGAAAGCGCGTACTTATGTGGTCTCCTCCATGCCATCGGAAAACCGGTCATCTTGCGTACGGTCACCATGCTGGCGCAGGAACGCCGCCTTCCACTCGATAAACCTCTACTCTACAGCTGGGTGGATGGCTATCATACTCAAGTCGGCCTCCTCATCGCAGACAAATGGGGCCTTCCCAAGCAAGTCGCAGCCGCCATTCAATACTATGCAGACTACGACCATGCCACGGCCTTCCGTCAGGAGTGCTTACTCACCTGTGTCGCCGATCGGTTGGCCAGCCACCTTCTCAGTCCGGACGAGATGCCGGAGGAGACACTTCGTGACCATCCCGTGTTTGCCGAACTCAACCTATACCCCCAAGACATTGACCAGCTCATGAAGATGAATGACCATGTGCTGACCATTGTGAATACGATGAACCTATGA
- the sthA gene encoding Si-specific NAD(P)(+) transhydrogenase: MSTPSTYDIIVIGAGPAGQKAAVQGAKAGKRVALIERERGIGGSCVYRGTIPSKTLRESALHLDRLKRAGEALQFNLKPDTQISTLLSRLEDVVQAHDSFMSKQLRRNGISLFHGRARFVNARTIEMQTVDGAQQQFTAGTIVVATGSRPRNPQEIPVDHEHILDSDSLLSMMYLPQSLTVVGGGVIGCEYASIFALLGVEVTLIDRATYPLQFMDKELVDQFVKGLESYGSHYLGDSHIADVRWDGITHVVTTLKSGVIIRSEKMLVALGRQANIEDLDLDAAGISLSDKGLIPVDQFCQTNIEQVYAVGDMVSGPALASKAMEQGRRAVRHALNLPVGDAASTIPLGIYTIPEMSSIGLDERGARERYKDPLIGRAKFEEIARAQISGGGQGLLKMIADPAGERLLGVQVVGDSATELVHIGQLALQSGVTIESFIDNVFNFPTYAEAYRIAALDILGQVAKRQQAKAA, from the coding sequence ATGAGCACACCAAGTACTTATGACATCATTGTCATTGGCGCCGGTCCTGCCGGCCAAAAAGCCGCAGTTCAGGGTGCCAAGGCCGGCAAACGAGTCGCCCTCATTGAACGAGAACGAGGCATCGGCGGGAGCTGCGTCTATCGAGGAACCATTCCCAGTAAAACGTTGAGAGAAAGCGCCCTCCACCTCGATCGGCTCAAACGGGCTGGTGAAGCGTTGCAGTTCAACCTGAAACCGGACACTCAAATATCAACACTCCTCAGCCGGCTTGAAGACGTCGTGCAGGCCCATGATTCATTCATGAGCAAGCAACTCCGCCGAAACGGCATCTCCTTGTTCCATGGACGCGCACGATTCGTCAACGCCCGTACCATTGAGATGCAAACCGTCGACGGGGCACAGCAACAATTCACGGCGGGCACAATCGTCGTTGCGACCGGGTCACGCCCGAGAAACCCACAAGAAATTCCGGTCGACCATGAGCATATTCTGGACAGCGACTCGCTCTTGTCGATGATGTACCTCCCCCAATCCTTGACCGTGGTCGGAGGTGGGGTCATCGGCTGCGAGTATGCCTCGATTTTTGCCCTGCTTGGGGTTGAGGTCACGCTGATCGACCGTGCCACATACCCGCTGCAATTTATGGACAAAGAACTCGTCGACCAGTTTGTCAAAGGTCTTGAAAGTTATGGCAGCCACTATCTCGGAGACAGCCACATCGCCGACGTGCGATGGGACGGGATCACCCATGTCGTAACCACGCTCAAGAGTGGGGTCATCATCAGGAGCGAAAAAATGCTGGTCGCTCTTGGTCGGCAAGCGAATATTGAAGATCTTGATCTGGATGCAGCTGGCATCTCCCTTTCGGACAAGGGATTGATCCCCGTGGATCAGTTTTGCCAGACCAATATCGAACAGGTGTACGCTGTTGGAGATATGGTCAGCGGCCCTGCACTCGCCTCCAAGGCCATGGAACAAGGACGACGCGCCGTTCGACATGCTCTCAATCTCCCCGTTGGTGATGCCGCATCCACCATTCCATTGGGCATCTATACCATCCCTGAAATGTCCAGCATTGGACTGGATGAGAGGGGTGCCAGAGAACGGTATAAGGATCCGCTCATTGGCCGAGCGAAGTTTGAAGAAATCGCCCGTGCACAAATCTCCGGTGGTGGGCAAGGGCTCCTCAAGATGATCGCCGATCCGGCGGGTGAGCGGCTCCTCGGCGTGCAGGTCGTAGGCGATTCTGCGACGGAATTGGTCCACATCGGACAACTGGCATTACAAAGCGGTGTGACGATTGAATCTTTCATCGACAACGTCTTTAACTTTCCGACCTACGCCGAAGCCTACCGCATCGCTGCGCTGGATATCCTTGGCCAAGTAGCAAAACGCCAACAGGCCAAAGCTGCGTAG
- a CDS encoding cupin domain-containing protein — protein MKVITLADCQQFASDKMKKNNLFQTERLFCDIYCFEAGQEQKGHVHGHQDKVYIVLEGQGTFQVGSERRMLEAGQGTLAPAGEEHGVKNHTTQRLKVLVFVAPNQA, from the coding sequence ATGAAGGTCATCACGCTGGCGGACTGTCAACAGTTTGCCAGCGACAAAATGAAGAAGAACAATCTGTTTCAAACCGAGCGTTTGTTCTGCGATATCTACTGCTTCGAGGCAGGTCAGGAGCAAAAAGGCCATGTCCATGGCCATCAGGACAAGGTCTACATTGTTCTGGAAGGGCAGGGAACATTTCAGGTTGGCTCAGAACGCCGCATGCTTGAGGCTGGGCAAGGTACGCTTGCCCCTGCTGGAGAAGAGCACGGCGTGAAGAACCACACGACCCAGCGGCTCAAAGTGCTGGTATTCGTGGCTCCGAACCAGGCCTGA
- a CDS encoding transketolase, with amino-acid sequence MAGSVASSELLTALHNKATQLRIDSVRATSEAGSGHPSSCASAADLVAALFFSVMRYDPHNPKARNSDRFILSKGHAAPLLYAAWAEAGLFPTSDLLKLRTLASDLEGHPTPRLPFVDMATGSLGQGLSVGIGIALNAKFVDTLDYRTYVLMGDGESVEGSVWEAAEVGRHYALDNLCAIVDINRLGQSDPTMLQHDMEAYRSRWTGFGWHAIVIDGHDIEAILKAFYEAAHTKGRPTVLLAKTYKGKGISFIENKADWHGKPLKKGEELQKAIDELTQQLRPNSTAIQISKPSAPASPSLSSETMPAAPYKIGDSVATREAFGAALEALGAVHPLTVALDADVKNSTYTDKFGKKFPNRFFENFIAEQNMVGAAAGLAACGKIPFAATFACFLSRAYDFIRMAAVSGSNIKLVGTHVGVSIGEDGPSQMGLEDIAMMAAQPNVTVLYPSDGNSTYHLVTAAAQHKGMVYVRASRPKNPVIYGADERFHIGGSKVLRQSAADVLTIVAAGVTLFEALKAYDQLKAAGIAVRVIDLYSIAPIDRTALLESGQATRRRILTVEDHYAHGGLGDAVLSAVSTEGMSIHKLAVREIPHSGKPDELIDHYGIGVRSIVEAVKAIVK; translated from the coding sequence ATGGCCGGTTCAGTGGCTTCGTCCGAACTCCTCACCGCCTTACACAACAAAGCAACCCAACTCAGGATCGACAGTGTGCGAGCCACGAGCGAAGCGGGCAGCGGGCATCCTTCGAGTTGTGCTTCGGCGGCGGATCTCGTCGCCGCCTTGTTTTTCTCCGTCATGCGATACGACCCGCACAATCCGAAAGCCCGCAATAGTGACCGCTTTATCCTTTCAAAAGGGCATGCCGCTCCGCTCTTATACGCAGCCTGGGCCGAAGCCGGGCTCTTTCCGACCAGCGATCTATTGAAATTGCGTACGCTGGCGTCCGACTTGGAAGGACACCCGACTCCCCGCTTGCCATTCGTCGATATGGCTACCGGTTCGCTGGGACAGGGACTTTCTGTCGGAATTGGGATCGCACTGAATGCAAAGTTCGTCGATACACTAGACTATCGTACCTATGTACTGATGGGAGACGGTGAATCAGTTGAGGGATCGGTTTGGGAAGCCGCCGAAGTCGGACGCCACTACGCGTTAGACAATCTGTGCGCCATCGTGGATATCAATCGATTGGGTCAGAGCGACCCCACCATGCTGCAGCACGACATGGAGGCCTATCGTTCCCGATGGACCGGATTTGGGTGGCATGCGATCGTCATCGACGGCCATGACATTGAAGCCATTCTCAAGGCATTCTATGAAGCCGCACACACAAAAGGACGACCAACTGTCTTGTTGGCCAAAACGTACAAAGGCAAGGGTATTTCCTTCATCGAGAATAAAGCAGACTGGCATGGGAAACCACTGAAGAAAGGTGAGGAATTGCAGAAGGCCATCGACGAACTGACTCAACAGTTACGTCCGAACAGTACGGCAATCCAGATCTCCAAACCATCGGCTCCAGCCAGCCCTTCGCTGTCCAGCGAAACCATGCCGGCAGCTCCATACAAAATCGGTGACTCCGTTGCGACACGCGAAGCGTTCGGAGCGGCATTGGAAGCCCTGGGGGCTGTGCATCCCCTCACCGTCGCGCTGGATGCCGACGTCAAAAATTCGACATATACCGACAAATTTGGGAAGAAGTTTCCCAATCGATTCTTCGAAAATTTCATCGCAGAACAAAATATGGTGGGAGCTGCCGCTGGTTTGGCTGCCTGCGGGAAAATTCCGTTTGCTGCGACGTTCGCCTGCTTCTTGAGCCGGGCCTACGATTTTATCCGCATGGCGGCCGTCAGTGGCTCAAACATTAAGCTGGTAGGAACCCACGTCGGCGTCAGCATCGGCGAGGATGGCCCCTCACAAATGGGGCTGGAAGATATCGCCATGATGGCGGCACAGCCCAATGTGACCGTGCTCTATCCTTCCGATGGAAATTCGACCTATCACCTCGTCACGGCTGCGGCCCAACATAAGGGAATGGTCTATGTCCGAGCAAGCAGACCGAAGAACCCGGTGATTTACGGAGCAGACGAGCGTTTCCATATCGGCGGAAGTAAAGTCCTCCGGCAAAGCGCAGCGGATGTGCTCACCATCGTGGCGGCCGGCGTGACACTGTTTGAAGCCTTGAAGGCCTATGACCAACTCAAAGCAGCCGGCATCGCCGTCCGTGTCATCGATCTCTACAGCATCGCCCCGATCGATAGAACAGCCTTGCTGGAGAGTGGACAAGCGACCCGGCGCCGGATCCTCACGGTGGAGGATCACTATGCCCATGGAGGGCTGGGCGATGCCGTCCTCAGTGCCGTGAGTACCGAAGGGATGTCCATCCATAAACTCGCCGTTCGCGAAATTCCACACAGTGGGAAACCGGATGAACTCATCGACCATTACGGGATCGGCGTGCGATCCATCGTGGAGGCCGTAAAGGCCATCGTCAAATAA
- a CDS encoding response regulator, translating to MDCQMPVMDGFAATAAIRQHEAASGSGQHVPIIALTANAMEGDREKCLDAGMDDYLSKPFSQDSLQATIRRWGNTKPTDSLPSSQTLDEQIAPTTPLGIPIIDDAVWENLLAMERAGRSHPLHKILSLYLSDSRRLIEVIRDAIQAGNGAALTDGAHQLKSTSAQVGALATSFQAGEIERLARQQQLDSAAHLLNPLIESVELACKIFEAKIRGRAA from the coding sequence ATGGATTGTCAGATGCCGGTGATGGACGGATTTGCCGCCACCGCAGCCATTCGCCAACACGAAGCCGCGAGCGGCAGCGGCCAGCATGTTCCCATCATTGCCTTAACGGCAAACGCGATGGAAGGCGATCGGGAGAAGTGTCTGGATGCTGGAATGGACGACTATCTCTCGAAACCGTTTTCGCAGGACAGCTTGCAGGCCACCATACGTCGGTGGGGCAACACGAAGCCGACGGATTCTCTGCCCAGTTCTCAGACACTCGATGAACAGATCGCCCCAACAACTCCCTTAGGAATTCCCATCATCGATGACGCCGTCTGGGAGAATCTGCTGGCCATGGAACGAGCAGGCCGCTCGCACCCCCTGCACAAGATTCTCTCACTCTATCTCTCAGATTCCAGGCGACTCATTGAAGTGATTCGTGATGCGATCCAGGCAGGAAATGGAGCCGCGCTCACAGATGGGGCGCACCAATTGAAATCAACAAGTGCACAAGTCGGGGCTCTCGCCACCAGCTTTCAAGCAGGAGAAATCGAGCGACTCGCGCGACAACAGCAACTGGATTCCGCCGCCCATCTGCTGAATCCGCTCATAGAAAGCGTCGAGCTGGCCTGCAAGATATTTGAAGCTAAGATCCGGGGGCGAGCGGCGTGA
- a CDS encoding glycine--tRNA ligase subunit alpha: MTFQELILTLHRFWADQGCVIHQPYDIEMGAGTFHPATFLRSLGPEPWRAAYAQPCRRPTDGRYGENPNRMQHYYQYQVVLKPAPDNIQELYLESLARLGINPKQHDIRFMQDDWESPTLGAWGLGWEVRLDGMEITQFTYFQEIGGIELSPITGEITYGTERIAMYLQQVNNVFDLAWTDSIRYGDIHHETEVQGSRYNFEEGDVPMLMQLFQSYEAECKRLLAQTDKRLTLPAYDYCIKSSHAFNLLDARGAISVAERTGYIARVRALARQCAERYIEERAAMGHPLLNREENVARSGKAHSKARAGRR; this comes from the coding sequence GTGACGTTCCAAGAACTGATCCTTACCCTCCATCGCTTCTGGGCCGATCAGGGTTGTGTCATTCACCAACCGTACGATATAGAGATGGGCGCCGGGACGTTTCATCCTGCCACATTTCTCCGCTCACTTGGTCCGGAGCCCTGGCGCGCTGCCTATGCGCAGCCCTGTCGTCGTCCGACGGACGGCCGCTACGGGGAAAACCCCAATCGCATGCAGCATTATTATCAGTATCAGGTCGTCCTGAAACCGGCTCCCGACAATATCCAGGAGCTTTATCTGGAGAGCCTGGCCCGACTGGGAATCAACCCCAAGCAACACGACATCCGTTTCATGCAGGATGATTGGGAGTCGCCGACCTTAGGGGCTTGGGGCTTAGGCTGGGAAGTGCGTTTGGACGGGATGGAGATCACCCAATTCACCTACTTTCAGGAAATCGGCGGGATTGAGTTGAGTCCTATCACCGGAGAAATTACGTATGGGACCGAGCGGATCGCCATGTATTTGCAGCAAGTGAACAATGTGTTTGATCTGGCTTGGACGGACTCGATCAGGTATGGCGATATTCACCATGAAACCGAGGTGCAGGGATCGCGATACAACTTTGAAGAGGGCGATGTGCCGATGCTGATGCAGCTGTTTCAGTCGTATGAAGCGGAATGCAAGCGACTGTTGGCCCAGACCGACAAGCGACTGACGCTGCCCGCCTATGATTACTGCATCAAGTCGTCCCATGCGTTCAATCTCTTGGATGCGCGGGGGGCCATCAGTGTCGCGGAGCGGACAGGGTACATCGCCAGAGTACGGGCCTTGGCCAGGCAGTGCGCTGAACGCTATATCGAGGAACGGGCTGCGATGGGCCATCCGCTGTTGAACCGTGAGGAGAATGTCGCGAGGTCCGGCAAGGCCCATTCGAAGGCCAGAGCAGGACGGCGATAA
- a CDS encoding cytochrome c: protein MTRRIISVSVLAMGCALILSGGVASAEDLSPIAPVPADYAGKHMPAGGWTDPKAIEEGGKIYRGEFNTDINCASCHGKDGKPVKKGARDLRDPKNTTRYSDSYWYWRVSEGIPKTKMKAWKGLLSEQQIWQVIAYQHMFSHDGKPSDHSDYKP, encoded by the coding sequence ATGACGAGAAGGATTATCAGTGTCTCAGTATTGGCAATGGGATGTGCCCTGATACTTTCAGGCGGTGTGGCCTCAGCCGAAGATCTCTCGCCCATCGCTCCGGTCCCTGCGGACTATGCGGGCAAACACATGCCTGCGGGTGGATGGACCGATCCGAAAGCCATCGAAGAAGGTGGAAAGATTTATCGCGGCGAGTTCAATACCGACATCAACTGCGCCAGCTGCCATGGTAAGGACGGCAAGCCGGTCAAGAAAGGTGCACGGGACCTCCGCGACCCGAAGAATACGACGCGGTACTCAGACAGCTATTGGTACTGGCGTGTATCGGAAGGGATCCCCAAGACGAAAATGAAAGCCTGGAAGGGACTCCTGTCGGAACAGCAAATTTGGCAGGTTATCGCCTATCAGCACATGTTCTCGCACGACGGGAAGCCGTCCGACCATTCGGATTACAAGCCGTAA
- a CDS encoding PilZ domain-containing protein yields MEQRRDRRFPVGFRSSFISTNSLSGDGTLNELSIRGCRIRSLVEVNPGTVFQLRVYVSDHESPIVISHAIVRWYRDGSFGCEFVNLGAEEWARLRAMTTELEKEPYQKAKDDGEAA; encoded by the coding sequence ATGGAGCAACGGAGAGATCGTAGATTCCCTGTTGGATTTCGGAGTTCATTCATCTCGACGAACAGTCTGTCCGGCGATGGGACATTGAATGAACTGTCCATTCGGGGGTGCCGCATCCGAAGTTTGGTTGAAGTGAATCCGGGCACGGTTTTTCAGCTGAGGGTCTACGTGTCTGATCACGAGTCTCCCATCGTGATCTCTCACGCGATTGTCAGGTGGTATCGGGACGGTAGTTTTGGATGTGAATTTGTGAATCTTGGAGCAGAGGAATGGGCCAGGCTTCGCGCGATGACGACGGAATTGGAGAAAGAACCCTACCAGAAGGCGAAAGACGATGGTGAGGCCGCATAA
- a CDS encoding Rrf2 family transcriptional regulator, translated as MKLSKKSEYGLRALLELATTYGKAMLQRQEIAARQHIPIEFLEQILLMLKRAGLVSSRRGMKGGYALIKQPKDITLGQVIRILDGPLAPISCVSKTAYQKCNECPYANTPRCPVQEAMGTVRDAIAGILDHYSLADFAAGDRRG; from the coding sequence ATGAAACTCTCCAAGAAAAGCGAATATGGTCTCCGAGCGTTGCTCGAGCTCGCGACGACTTATGGGAAGGCCATGCTCCAACGCCAGGAGATTGCAGCCCGCCAACATATTCCCATCGAATTCTTGGAACAGATTCTTCTCATGCTCAAACGTGCCGGACTGGTTTCAAGCCGCCGCGGGATGAAAGGCGGATATGCGCTCATCAAGCAACCCAAAGACATCACCCTGGGTCAAGTCATCCGGATCCTCGACGGCCCGCTCGCACCGATCAGCTGTGTCAGTAAAACGGCATACCAGAAATGCAACGAGTGTCCCTACGCGAACACCCCTCGCTGTCCTGTGCAGGAAGCCATGGGCACCGTCCGTGATGCCATCGCCGGGATACTCGATCACTATTCGCTGGCCGACTTTGCCGCAGGCGATCGGAGAGGGTAA